The following coding sequences lie in one Micromonospora sp. R77 genomic window:
- a CDS encoding DeoR/GlpR family DNA-binding transcription regulator: protein MDRYARWNALLEMLTDSGRVSVEEAAARLDVSQATIRRDFDQLAQQQMITRTRGGAVANGVSYDLPLRYKTAKHSAEKQRIGAAAAALVTPGTVVGLNGGTTSTEVARALAVRPDLNTSAEGAQLTVVTNALNIANELLVRSRMKVVVAGGVVRPKSFELVGPLGGALLREVTLDVALLGVDAIDPHLGAAAHHEGEAAMNSLMVARAKRVVVIADSSKLGGHAFARICPVDRVETLVTDSGAAPAVVQAFRDAGVHVICA, encoded by the coding sequence GTGGACCGGTACGCCCGATGGAACGCCCTGCTGGAAATGCTGACCGACAGCGGGCGGGTGAGCGTGGAGGAGGCGGCGGCGCGGCTCGACGTCTCCCAGGCCACCATCCGGCGTGACTTCGACCAGCTCGCGCAGCAGCAGATGATCACCCGTACCCGGGGTGGCGCGGTGGCCAACGGCGTCTCCTACGACCTGCCGCTGCGCTACAAGACCGCCAAGCACTCGGCCGAGAAGCAGCGGATCGGCGCGGCAGCCGCCGCGCTGGTCACCCCGGGCACCGTGGTCGGCCTCAACGGCGGCACCACCAGCACCGAGGTGGCCCGGGCGCTGGCCGTCCGGCCGGACCTGAACACCAGTGCCGAGGGCGCCCAGCTCACCGTGGTCACCAACGCGCTGAACATCGCCAACGAGCTGCTGGTCCGGTCCCGGATGAAGGTGGTGGTGGCCGGCGGGGTGGTCCGGCCCAAGTCGTTCGAGCTGGTCGGCCCGCTGGGTGGGGCGCTGCTGCGCGAGGTCACCCTGGACGTCGCCCTGCTCGGCGTGGACGCGATCGATCCGCACCTCGGTGCGGCCGCGCACCATGAGGGGGAGGCCGCGATGAACAGCCTGATGGTGGCGCGGGCCAAGCGGGTGGTGGTCATCGCCGACTCGTCCAAGCTGGGCGGTCACGCCTTCGCCCGGATCTGCCCGGTGGACCGGGTGGAGACCCTGGTCACCGACTCCGGCGCGGCCCCGGCGGTGGTGCAGGCGTTCCGCGACGCGGGAGTACACGTCATCTGCGCCTGA